Below is a genomic region from Venturia canescens isolate UGA chromosome 1, ASM1945775v1, whole genome shotgun sequence.
aatcgaaaatttctagttgTCAGAGAGAAAAGCAAGCAGCAGCCCCTCCACGCTGATATAAATTCGACGTTTTTCTAGCAAAACCCTCCAGGAACACGTGGAAACGCAAAGGATACAAATGGACGCGTCCCCGTGTTGTAACTTCGCCACCCTTTATAACCCATCTTTTATGGAGGATTTTccgaatgaaatattgaagtgTTTCTCTGCGTTCGCCGGATAGATATACTTCCGCAAACTCTGTCGAAcgtagatgaaaaaatgtggtcGATGCTGTAGCTTGCTTGATCGCCATAAATCTCCACAAAAAGTGCATGTTATCTACCGCAGGTTTTCTCACGTGTTCATTTCGGACAACGTGAGAATAATACAGAAAGCTTCAAATTTTGGGCTGGCGTTGAAAAATGTCCGTTGCCATGCCCTCCAGCATCCGCAAAAACCCCGCGAGTACACGTACgcacgaaataataaaagtgaCTCGTCGCCAAACATCAGCCCCTTGGGAAATgaattcttttcattttgttatatttttttttttcattccttcaaATGAACAGTTTTATCTCGACGTTGAAACGCTCAAATATTATTCAAACGCCACCGTTTCTACGGTTTGTACGAATAGCAATGAAATTTTAGTGCTCGAATTGATTCCGACTATTTACATCCACAATATGACGTATGATTATTCATTGTAAAGAATGATAAGAAAAAGTGGTCTGGGACTCtggaaattttattcatcGCAGGTTTTTCGTACGTGAGCATTCGTGTACACACATTTAATCCTGGTTAAGTACCccgtgagaaataaaaattgtgatGAGACGATTTTCTCTCGAAATAttcgattcgaaaaattttactcTCAATTATTATTGTCGTGCGAAATAAAAACACTTAACGGAGCTCTACTCAAAGTTCTGCGTTTCATGCACGGTGAAAGTGATTTAAGTTGTCCGTGTACGTGACACAAAGTTCAAAACTCGAACGAAATACTGCTTGTTGAGCTCATAAACGTGGCTGGTTTTTAGGTTCTGTGCATCGAAGTCGCAGTGTACAATAGTCGCTACCATAATATTTATCGCTCGATATTGTCGAGAattctacgaaaaaatttaatattccGCTATGCCGTACAATGAGCATGCatgtcggaaaaaaaacagggTTTTGTACAGTTGGGCATGAACTGGAGCACCATAAATCGATCCGCGATCCACACGACCAATATTTTTGCCGCCTTGCTCGTTAAACCTGTCCGTCTCGTACGCTCCATCACTTTTTGTCTTCAAACCCTCACGGGCCTTCACCCTCTGTAGCGTTCTTCGAATTGTGGCCTGAACTCAATTTCGCAATCCGACGGGTTCCCCGGCATCGTTGAGCATGAATTTTAGAGACGGTTGATTAGACGGAGAGGAACAAGAAAAGCAAAGTCGATTTTTCAGCTCTTCATTTTCCAATACGATTGGCCCACTTAAGgcattcctttcgcatgagcgtattttttggtggcgcaaattggggcactcgaaatttggaccgattcctaacctctgaggAGTCGCGTTTAtataggaaaagcttctgattcgaccatttttccaacttctgtcGTTAATACCTCTTTTAAGCACTCGGCAACCCTTTATTATTATCGTCGCTATGGGTTCCTtacgttattttttctatctgtgagacagttcgtatcaggaatttataattatttggtATATGAATtcacgaataaaaatgtgcCGATGATAGAATCTCCGTAAGCTCTCGTATAAATGttacgatttttgaagtttcaattctttattaaattttcgataatctGAAATttgccaatctattcgcatgcacttttactttagtatcatttaaaatcagttatttgtagaatattcgggttcgtgaaaggaatacctcaAAGCAAatttcttcgaaaattttgtacgTTAGGGAATTATTTATCGGCAGGAGAATTCTGCGGCTTCCCCTCTACAATCgagctttttttcatcctcgtcGTTGTGGTGCCCAATTAAAAGCTTTACACGCTCTGAAAAAGTATTCTATCCTTTCACCCGCTCATCGCAGGACAGACCCACCTCGACTCCACTATACTCATGGACACACGTATGCGAGAACGTGCAGTGATAGAGGCGAAGGACGAGCTCGCTTTCAAGGGATTAGCTGAGCTCTTGATGATGAAAGAAATTCTTGCGATCCGTAAAAAAGGTCGAGAGTGCCCTGCGAGTccgtttttttcataattaccGTGCTTTAGACTCGAAAATGTTGGGAGTTTTGAAGTTccctcttcattttcttttcattgatGTACGATTGCAATAAGCTCGTTTCGTACGATGAAATggaccatttttttcagctcTTTCGTCGACCAAGCAACGCCAGTATCTGTTGAACTGATTTTTCGCGATGGAAATTCTTGgcattcaatgtttttttaatcagAAGTAAAAGCTGAAGTGGAAAGAGGGAGAACGAGAGTCAGCAAGCGAGAATAGAGGAATGTGAATAGAAATGACGGACGGATCGATTAGGCCGATTAACTAGCGGAGACTAAAAAAAGGAATGATCAATCTCACAGCTTCgctaagaaaaaatgagaaaaatatcacAAACCAGCAGAAAAAGGACACGAAGCGCATACCCAACTGTGAATATCTGTGAATACTAGTCATTATGAAAAAACAAGTAAACAAACCCCTTTTAAAAGGTCATCTTTGGCCATGCCCTTCGAaaggtaaaaaaatcaaaacatcGCGAAAATGTTATCCTGTCACTAAATTTAAGGCTTTCCCAAAGAATAATCTTGTCtcttttaaatgtatttttataaattttattttcagccAACAAACAGGTTCTTTGATCTTTCGTTGCTTCTTATTTTCACAGTGGAAACTCAATCAATCCGAATCCGAGTTCACAGCTCCCCCCGATCGTTATTGaatggctgaaaaaaaaaatagtcccGTGAGAATTTCCCTCGTAAAGCCGTTCCGGCCGATGTTAGAGGTCGTAGAATTGCTTTTACTCGAAGAAGGAGATAAATTTCCAGGAGGAAATACTCGCGGCTTTGCAAGATCAAACCTCTCTCGTATCGATTTAGCGGATGATAAAAAGCGAGCTCtggcattttttcaatccatcTGGGAGCGGAGTAATAATTAGCCGAGTCGAGGGTGGAACAACGGAAAATTAGTCAAGGCGTTACAAAGAGGCTGAATGAAATTGGGTCTTCATCCGTTGCTTGAAACTTCTTTTCGGATTAACTTTTCATaacgagaagaaaagaaagtaTCGCGACTCTGTTTTTACTGCCGAGTCCTTTCGCGATGGGGATTTCTTACTCTCAATGTAAATTGTACTTACCGACGACTGTGCGAGCATTGAGCTTACATTGGCGTAAAGGAACTTTTGAATAAGGGGAATAAAAGAGGCAAATAATGAGACGAGAAGGGTGGAATGAAACGACGAGCGCGTGGGAAAGAGAAACAGTAAGATTGACTGCAGAAAAATGACTTTGGCCGCATGCGGTAAGAGCAACTACAGAAGCTCTCACGTTACAATGCTTCCTTTATTCCGGTCTTCCTGTATTCCGTTGAGATTCTTTACAGCGCGTTTTTGGTGACCCGAATGTAAGCGTCGAAGAGAACGGTTTGCGGTAACTGTTTGGCTACTTTTTCCTCCTTAATCCAGCAAAGACTGTGCGCGGGGGAAAAGAgcaaaatgagagaaagagcagagcgttgaaaaaaaagggaaaagacggattgcgatggaaaaaaaaaaacggttggAAAGCTTTTTACCGCGGATCGCGAGCATCACGCTCGTCGGAGACTCGACCCACATTctttaggaaaaagaaaaaaacgagaaagaacgagaaaaCTCTGAGGTATGCCTCGGCACTTCGGATTCTTTCGTTTTCCGCTACCGAATGACTCGCTTATGCATTGAGCACTCGCGAATCCTCTCCACTGACCTGACTTCGACCGAGATATCTTCTTATGCATATATGTATGTTCCTTTTCAACCTCGACTTTTGAAAAAGCGGTATAAATATTAAATCGTTTGGCGAGATACCAGACCCTCGACGATACAAAGTTAAGCCCTTACttgttaattttcaaattggaaGCACTCAATGCTCTTCACCGTCTCCAGGCACCCTCTTTCGGTTAATTAACTTCTGCTCTACAtcatactgaaaaaaaaaataaaacaacacAAGCGAATATGGTGTAATATTGAGAATTTTCGCTATCGAAACTCAACGTGCTTATACctagtttttatattttcctccGAAATATTTAAGATTATTCGCACATTTACGGTAGGGGAGACTGCGGGTACggttgtgacgatttttcaatatgcTAGTAAGCTTAACGAAAAGTATTGTTTAATGTAATGTGTTCGTTGGTTTACTTATACAAATGACAGTACCTGGGGTCGATAGTGACAGGTTTAAAAATACTCGAATATGGTTTGAAATCACTTTATTTGCAAGCAATATGCAACGTAGTAAAACATAAcgcaataaaacttttttagaaAGCAATTGGAACTTTGCGACAACAGAAATAAAATctgagaacgtttcaatcaGAAATTCTCGATTTGGGGCTTGAGTTCGGTTTCAGTACGCCCAAAAACATCACTACTTTACATCCCATTGTAGCTTTGTTAAATGCAAAAAATTCACCTTCAAACATACGCTACAAAATCAGCGATCTGGGTCATTGAAAGCATACGTCACAATCGTAACCAGGAAAAATGTCACTTTTTTCCAAGCGAACACACACCAtgccaataaaaaataatctatCAATAAAGTAAACACTACTATTTAACTACTAATATTTGACttatttcgaggaaaaactCTCATTTTTCTATTGGTATATTTGAGTCAGTAATTATCAAAAgaaatcgaacaaaaatacTTACTTTTCGCCATCAAAAACCAATGTGAGTACTTTCAGAGAAATTCGGACATGAAAGCAGCTCCTTTGTCCCCTTGCACATCCCCGCTATTCCCTGTATATATTTTCGCTTATATGAGAACTGTCACAACCGTAACGTGGTATCCAGTCTCCCCTGTCAAGAAATGTAgtaagaaaacatgaaatccattatatttttgtaaatattcaGTGGATCCTTCATTTCAAAATcccatcgaaaaaaatgcattaaaGATGTAAAAGCAGTTCGTACTATAGTTAATGGACAGTCtttgaccatattttttcaaagaaattacCACGGGCAATAGATAgcacaatattattaagaaatcttgtaatgattttttaacggtaaataatatttaaattcattccattACGAAAAGGATTTTATGCAGAGTTATTAACACGACTCGGTAGTGCAGTGTGAAAAGTTTACGTTTGACAACATCGGACGTAGTCAGTTGACAGCTGAGGTTAGAGCTTACCATAACGACAAAAAAGTTTCATCGAGCATTATTGTGCAAATGTTTACATTTATCGGTTGTGCGACGTTGCCACAACTTCACGCGGGGTTATGAAATCCTGAGGTTCCGTGAGCATTTGTCGTCTTTAAGGATGTTAAAGCGGGTCGTACTAGTCAATGGACAGTCtttgaccatattttttaaaagaaattacTACAGGCAATTATACGTAgcataatattattaagaaatgttataatgatttttgaacggtaaataatattcaagCTCATTTTATCATGGAAAAGATTTTGTGCAGAGTTGTTAATATGACTCGGTAGTGCATTGTGAAAAGTTTACGTCTGACACCGTCGGGCGTTGAGGTACCCATAACCTCAAGTTATTATGTCAACAAAATGATCCGGCATAACATTCACGCCACTCACGGTAGAGATAAAgggaaatttatttccaaaCGATCGATCCCATACCTTTTGAGGcctctcaataaaaaatcttccACATATTACCAAGCAtttgatgaaatgaaatttattttacaaaaatataccatcccaaataattttttttccgtgcattttttcattttccgtttattaatgaaaaaaagagccTATCTCAAAAGAATTTTTGTATACACAATGTGCAACCGCCTTTCTGAgccaattgaaatattttctaaacgcaaattatatacatttttttgcattaaCGTTTAGTTATTTTATGAATGCAatcatttcttcatagtttttataTCGCTTGAAATGCTGTGTATCAAAAtatcgtcaattttttcatttggagTGAGCCTCTGACAGTAAAGTTAGGTTATGTACagatgtatacatatatataggttTTGCGACGTTGCCACAACTTCTCAGGGTTATAAAATCCTCAGATTCCGTGAGCATTTGTCGTCTTTAACtttatatttctaattcagatgTCCGCTGACCCCCTTTTTTTAACTAACCGTTAGAATTCCGAGGGTTCAATTcatataattgattttttttattatcgacaTCTGATATAGAATTGCATCAAATTTTGAGTTATACAAGCTTCGAAGCCATTGCGGCTATAGGCGACACGTAAAATTGGGTTCTTTTTAACTAATAATATTTCGATTAAATAGTCGATAAGGgaccttgaaatttcacacAGATCAAGTATTAAGCTTGGACTacgacatagaaaaaaattagagtgccATCTGAAATCGAGTCTAGTGCTCGTACATCCTTAACtttatatttctaattcagatgTCCGTTTACCcccttttttttaacgaaccgTTAAAATCCTCAGGGTTCAATGCATATAATAGACGTTTTTTACGATTAACATCTCatataaaaatacatcaaattttGAGTTGCACAGGCTTCGAAGTCATTGTGGCTATATATGACACGTAAAACTGTCTTTTtttgactaaaaatattttgattaaacagtcgttaagagaccttgaaatttcacagagATTAAGTTTGGACtataatatacaaaaaaattagagtaCCATCTGAAGTGGAGCCTATAGTGCTTATACATCCTTAATTTTTGGTGGTAATTTTTGACGTctgtattatttttcttttcaaacagAGAGCGACATTTatcaaagaaataaaagaaaatattccaCCGTTTTGTTCAGACACACATTTTGACGGTAGTTTTGCTACGCGAAGGGCTACAAATTTGGCAATTATATCGATCCGCAATTCTGCTTCACATATAGTTTTGTGATTTTCCGGGCAACTGGGAAACAATCATAaatctcttttcctcttccgTATATTAGGGGTTGGCAAAGGGGACACGACCCGTATAATTACGGAAATGATAACCATAATTTCGTTCCAGTCCGCCCGAGCAATAAAAGGGAGAAGTGAGCAGAGAGCGTTGCGTATTTCCCCAAACAAGTGGATCGTCCCAATTCCTTTTTTACCGGAAAACCCAGCGTTTTCCGACGTATTATCGATTTCACCATTTTTGTCACAATAATTCTCTCAAAGGCAAGCCGCATTACAGAAACTTTGATGTTGCCAATTTGTTGAGTTTGTTCAAATTATCACATGCAATTTTCAGCGAATTACAGGAACAGCTTTCCGTAACGATCGATCGTACTCGAACAGTATCATCAAAGGTAAACGAAAGATAAAACACGCCAACATAACTTTCGGGCGGtggcaaaaatcaaaaaaaaaataaaataaaataaaataaaaacacgcGAAACACGATGAAAAAGTAATCCGGACGTTGATCCAAGAGTAAAACCAACGACGCAGTGCATCCTGCAACCACGACATGTGCAGTCCATACGTAatttagaatgaaaataaaaaccgttttttttgttaacacTTAATTGATACTTGAATTGAAGAGAAATTGGATTGATAGCgtaaaatagtagaaaattttcaagcgGTTAGAACAATCGAACGAAacatacaaaaaaaagaataattttgaGAATAGTGCGATAATGATGTAGAGAAAGTAACACTCAAGCAAAACGGTTGAAGAATCGCTGATAATTCTCAATGCGTTATTTTCATGCagcattattatcattattctcTCAGTCTCTCGCATCTCATggggatcgaaaaaaatacaagacTAAAGAACAATAgtagagatggaaagaaaaacgaaaagaaaaagaaaaacatgcgAGAGATCGATTTTTTGTGTGTCAGGACGTTGACTGAGCGAGACTGTGATTTTCGGGTGTTGCAGGATGCACGCGGTTGGATTGCACTCGGCTCTGGCCATCAAGCGTCAGCGTAAGCGTCGCGACGAGCAGAAACGCGCTCGCGAGCGTCGTTACAGCACCCAAAGCGGTGAGAGCGGTCTCACGTCACCGCGAGCTTCGACCGGATCGCTGGATCGTCATCCCCGTCATCATCATCCTACGCAGGTTCACCGTGCCGCCGGACAAGGGATGTTGGACTCGAAAGTCGTAACGTCCATTGGGATGCTACATATCGGGGttgtttttctcgttctcgGGGGTTTTCTATTGGTCAGTGGTCTTTTACCCGGTGATCTGGCAACTTGGAGCTCCAAAGCCTCGAACGGTTGGTGGAACGAGCTCGTTGCTACCGGTGTATTTGCCGTTATGGTTGGTATATTTCTCATAATACTCAATCGCGTTATCgcgaaaaaggaggaaaacgATCTCGAGGAATACGTACAAAGACAATTGACGAGATCGAGGTCCGGACACAGACTCGAGAGGGACGTTGAAACCGGTGGTTTGACCACTCGGCATGCGAGAAAAGCACGACAATTGAAAACCGTCACTTCGTGTAGTTCGATCGAGGTAcagagcgaaaaaaattcgagcacGCCACCCCGCAGCCCGCCACCCGCTTACTCACCACCCCCCGTTTCAAACGTCGATCAACAAAACGCACAATTGTTTCTTGAACAAATAACCGAGGAAGAAATAATCAGCGATCGAGTTGAAACTTCCACCACCAACAGCCTCAGTCCGGGATCACCCAGCGAGACGAGAGAACTTCTTCATGGCAATAACAAACACTACAAACACAATGGAAATCACAATCCACAGCATCATCAAGAACACATACCCATCTACGTTCATCCAACGaggaattaaattttttctttccattcctTTTACGGCGTCAGGATGTCGTTGTTCGAAATAACATTCCGTCACAACAACATTGACTTTTTAAATTAGGGCTCCGCCTGCGGAATATTCACTGTACGATTCGCTCTCACGATCAATCCCCAATGAGCTGTTTCGGCTGAACGAAAAGAAgagaaatcatgaaaatagTATTGCTGAAATGCTGCTGAGAAAGCAGATGATTCCGCAGCCATAGGCTTGCCCTGCAATCGCCTGTAGTTTAAAATTTtacactttcgttttttttttaatacttggcgtcgagccgctaccgcgtctcttgatttgtCAGACTCATCGAAACGGTGTACCGACTGCTGATTTCGGACGAAACGTGCAAAGTGGAATTGAATATTTTGCACAATTTGATTAATCACGATTTGCTGTATTACAAACGATGATTCtctaaattttgttttctcctTTGGTCACAGATTGAGAGAAAACTTGTTAACCTCAATTCCACAGCTGAAAACTTTGTTCACATTCATGCTTTGTAACTAATAACATTTTCTTTCTGGAAAATTTTGGTCGATCGTCTCCAAATTGTTGAAGCCTGTTCATGCTAAtcgatgtttttctttcgcatcaaatgatatttgattgaattgaaacgatttttttgctaACATCACTTCAATCCTCAACAGCGGGACCATACGTTACAtttattgaatcgattcatggaaaattcgtcgatTATTCGTCAAATTATTCCTCAGAGCTGAAACACGCACACGTGAATAAACCAACTTGTACGTGCCAAAGCATCGCAGAAAGGAGCCTTTTTTggcaatgaatttattttcgtttcgttaTCGAGCGCGGCACAGTGCTACAAaagtttaaaataaaatattaactaTAACCAACTCTTTTTGGACAAATAAATAACAGAAGGAGAAGGCGTTATAGCAAAGTAGGAAACAGTCCCAACGACCGATCTAAATTCAGCTTCGTTTAACCATTCAGCCTTGAGAAATTATTcctacatttttcaaatatagcATTGAAAAATTAGGGTTCGAGCGGTCTATGCTACCGACAAATCTACCAAGATTCTTCGCGTCCTATTAACGTAAAACAGGCTTCAGAAAAATCGGCTTATAAAACCGCAGCAATACTAATTTCATGCTTTGCTTTTTGACAACCGCGCTTTCCGCGTCTCGTGCTGGCCGGTGGTCAAGCAACACTCTGTGTCACAGAGTTTTGCACGTATTGAAACAAAGAAATATtgcgtaggaaaaaaaatgatttaaaccagaaattcgaatgtttgaaatgatgaagaaatggagaaatatatcgaAGTCTCGAATTCCATGCTACTTTTCCTCTGCCCCTGTCTCCTCTCCCTTATTCGTCTGACGTTTCCCCTCCGTACCGGTCATTGAGAtggaataaaatcgattcGCACGATTCGGCAGAGAAGAGCTCgtaaaaatggcgaaaaaagCTGAGCGAGACAATtggatttttcataattaatgttctctttcaataaacgataaaaatgtgggaGATCCCCAAAAATGTATATTCTTGGATGGAACTCATCGATGTAAAACTGTGAAAATTATGCGAGTCAGAGTTCTGACATACAAAAAGGTCTATCAACCTAAttgtaaatttgaaaactaGATTAATTCAATAATCACAATGTATTATGACGAAAGACATATCGATGAGGCGGATTTTATTCATATCCGTGTAATCGCACCATACATTCAATATCCGATAAatgatatttatgaaaaaaaaaatcaatcagaaAAATCGAAGTGAGACTATCGTTAAAATCGTGTATattccaatgaaaattgaagcaaattttcaatgaaaaggtTCCATCAAGTTGTCGTTAAAGATACAACAAAATACAGAACGTTGAGTTATCATAGACACGcgaaaattcttttcatttgcctccgcaaaaaaaaatgcagtcGCTAAAGTATTCATCGGAGCACTTTCACGTGTTAGTAAGTTCAGACATTCTTTAGGTGACGAAAACCTTCAATTAGTAGTCTTAAATAAACGTAGGTACGTAAACGCTTGATTGAATATAAACCATCGAAGCTATTCTGAAACGAACAATTGCGAAACACTCGATATCGCTTTAAAAAGTATCAAACGTATAACGATAAAatattggtaaaaaaattccaggAAATGGTGCTATTCGTACGTGCATCAATTGCTCTGGATTTTCGgacaagaatttcgaaaatggcAAGTTTCGATACTGGCTTCATTCGATAATCGGATTAAAATCTCATTCGGTAAATTCGCGATTCACCCGTTTACTCAGAactttgagaaataaaaactctGATGatgagagttgaaaaaatatttatggaatgcaaaattgtttcattccATCGATACGAAAAGTTTTGCCCGAAAATCCAATGAGATTCGAAGAATCTCTTTttcaaagaaacaaaaaacaaaagataggtagaaaaattgattttcgtcCCTGAGAGGTTTTACCTCGCCTTAATTGaactagaaatttttttttttatctattatAAGGTAGAGAGTGTGGGATCGAATTTTTGCTGTTACGTTTTAGGCTCCATAACGTAAGAAATAAGataatcgaaatatttatcCAAACGTCTCACGTGCTCGTTgtaagaagaatgaaaaaaatttcaattgtatCGTGGAGTTTTCGGGGGTGGTCTCCGATCGGGTACCGATAAGTAAATTATGTAAGGATTAAGTATCTTAACTTATATTAAATGTATGACGTGATCCAAGGACCAAAAACAAATATGTTCGCGGATAAGTGGATAAAGAATCGTTTCGAGACTTAAAAATATATGCCGAGGTGGAAGAATCGTAAGGAAAATCGAAGGATGAAAGCGGACAACATACGATCTAAAACAGATAAGAAATGATTAGTTGATGGATAAACGTCTGACGTTGTCTTCGATCGAATATCATTGATGGAATAACTAAATAACCGAGGatcgaataatcgaaaaaaacgtgtGGATTTATCGATAGAGGCAAAGAAAAATGTACTCATTTCTTATacaaaatcaaaaataaaaaattcaacgtccTCACAGTCAGAGTTGAATATTATCGATGAATTATGAAAGTAGTAACGTAGAATTCTTCACCGCAAACAAGAGATAATCTTGTGTTGAAGGCAATTTATTAACAAACATTGACCGATTTAATGAGAATGTACGAAAAGACTGGTAGTGgcaattgacgaaaatttaaTGGTCTGAAAATGAGAGTAAAAGAATATCGATTTTAGTAGAATTCTATCGAATTGAGTGTTCGATGTTTCACGaacatatgattttttttaatactttttgtCTAGAAGTATCGATAGTTCatgcaaaaaatataaatcaatTCGCTTTGACA
It encodes:
- the LOC122416896 gene encoding uncharacterized protein — encoded protein: MHAVGLHSALAIKRQRKRRDEQKRARERRYSTQSGESGLTSPRASTGSLDRHPRHHHPTQVHRAAGQGMLDSKVVTSIGMLHIGVVFLVLGGFLLVSGLLPGDLATWSSKASNGWWNELVATGVFAVMVGIFLIILNRVIAKKEENDLEEYVQRQLTRSRSGHRLERDVETGGLTTRHARKARQLKTVTSCSSIEVQSEKNSSTPPRSPPPAYSPPPVSNVDQQNAQLFLEQITEEEIISDRVETSTTNSLSPGSPSETRELLHGNNKHYKHNGNHNPQHHQEHIPIYVHPTRN